From the Falsirhodobacter halotolerans genome, the window TGATCCTCCACCGCGCTGCGAATGTCCGGGATGCCGTGAGATGGATGTGCGAGGGTCATTGCCGTTTATCGTCCCGCCTTCGTGGCCTGCGCGTTCGTGTCGGTGGGATTTTGATCGGCGGCGGCGTGCGGGGCAATGACCCGCGCTATCGCCATTCCACCCGCTGTATAGAGGTTGCAAATAGCCGCCCCGTCCCCCGTGATACCGAAGCACAGGATGGGGCGGCGGATCAGGACAGGGGCGGCTGGATCTGGGCCAGCCGCGTCGTGATCTCCTGCGCGGATCGGCGCACCTCGCGCAGGAAGGCCTGCGCCGTGCGGCTCAGCATCCGCTTGCGCGAATGGATCGCCGAGGCGACCAGCACCTCGCGCGGTTCGAACGGACGCACCACGATGTCCGGCCCCATGACCGACACCGCGCTGAGGGCATCGACCACGGCCACGCCGACCCGGTTCTGGACAAGGATGCAGGCCGTGTTGCAATAGCGGGTTTCGGCGATGGCCTGCATCGGCACGCCCTCCCGCTCGAACGCGCGGCGCAGGATGCGGCCCATGCCCGTGGTCCGTTCCAGCGAGATCAGGGGATGCCCGACAAGATCGGCGGGGCGAATGGTCGCCTTGTCCACCAGCGGCGAGTCCTGCGGCATCACGCAGACCATGGCCTCGGCGAACAGGGGTTCGACGTGGAAGGCGTCCTCGTCCACGTCGCCGATGACGAAGCCCAGATCGGCAAGGCCCGTTTCCACCGACTGCGCGACCTCGGAAAAGGTCGCGATCTCATAGGAGGCGTGGACGTTGGAATGGGTCTCGAAAAACCGCCGCATCGCCATGGGAATCAGCGAATGGCCCAAGGGCGGGCTGGAATAGGCGCGCAGCGTTTCGCGGTTTTGGGCCTTGAGATCCTCCAGACGTTCGGTGAAAACCTTGTAGTTCTGGAACAGCGCCTCGCTTTCGGCATAAAGCTGGCGGGCCTGCGCGGTCGTGAAAAGTCGGTTGTTCACCCGTTCGAACAGTGGAAATCCAAGCTGGGATTCCAGATGTTTCAAGGCGTTGGAGACGGCCGGCTGGGACATCCCCAACTCTCGGCCCGCCTTTACCGTCGTCTGGCAGTTGATGACCGCGCGAAGGACTTCGATCTGCTTGAGGTTCATGTGCCGCCCTGTCTTGACCATTCAGAAAGGTTATCCCTTCGGCCCGCAATCGCCCAGATGGCAGATGTGGAAACCGGGACATTGCCTCCGGTTCTGCCGCAAATTTCGGCAATACACTCGAATATTGCGCGCATGACCTATAGCGCGCCCGCATAGGTCCGGCCCCATATTCATAGCGGCCCCGATTGCCGCCACGGCCCCCGCGGCGCTAGGCTGGCCGGGAACGCCGCAACAGGACCCTATCATGCCCCTCCCCCCCGTTCCGCCCAAGGCGCACGGCACCACGGCCATCCACGGACGGCATGTCCTTGCGATGCAGGACGGGGGTCCGACGCTGTTGCACGACACATGGGTGGTGACCGAAGGCGACCGCATCGTGGAGATCACGCCCCACCGTCCGACGGGGGTCGACACCCTGCACGACCGGCCGCACCAGTTCGTCCTTCCGGGCTTCATGAACCTGCACAACCACTGCTTTTCCGAAGCCGTCGCCCGCACCCAGACCGAGGACGGCGCGGGCCGCAAGGGCGGCAAGAGCGTCATCTACACCGTGCTCATGCCCCTGACCAAGATCGGGACGGACGTGCTGACGGCCGAGGAACGGATGGCCGTGGCCCGCATGGGCATCCTGCAACTGCTGAAGGGCGGCAGCACCACCGTGATGGAGCCGTTCCGCGCGGGCCTGCCCGAGATGTTCGACGCAGCACTGGAGATGGGCATCCGTTTCTATGGCGCGCCCTACCTCTTTTCCACCGACATGCCGGTGGCGCGGGCGGACGGCTCGGTCGATTACGGGGCGTCCGACACCGATCCCTTGCGCGACCTGAAGGTGTGGCAGGGCCTTCATGACCGCTGGCAGGGGGTGGACGAGGGGCGCATCGGCCTTGCGATGAGCCCGCACGCCACCGACACCTGCGATCCCGATCTGCTGCGCCACATCATCGGCCACGCGCGGGATCTGGGCGTGCCTTCGACCATCCATGCCGCGCAAAGCCTGGGTGAGGTCGAGACCATCGCCGCGCGGTATGACGGGCGCACGCCGATCGAATACCTCGACTGGCTGGGGGTGATGGATCGCGGCCTGTCCGTGGCCCATTGCATCCAGACGACGGATGCCGACCTGCGGCTGATGGCGGCCCGCGACACGACGATCCTGAACTGCCCCCGGGTCTTTGCCCGCGGCGGCACCACCGGGTCCTATGCCCGCTTTCGCCGTCACGGCGTGCGCACGGTCGTCGCCACCGACGGCTACAACATGGACCTTCTGGGGGAGGTCCATGCCGCGGCGCTGATCTCCAAGATCACCACGGGCGACGCGACGCAGGCCACGGCACCCGAGTTGATGAACGCGATCACGCTTCATCCCGCCGAGGCGCTGCGGCGGGATGATCTGGGGCGGATCGCGGTGGGGGCGAAGGCCGACCTGACCGTGCTGGATTTCAGCCATTCGCATCTGCGGCCCATGCAGCATCCGCTGCGCGCCGCCGTCTGGCTTGCGAACCGCGCCAATATCGGGCTGGTCATGGTGGATGGCCGGGTGCTGATCGAAGGCGGCACCGCCTGCGGTCTGGACGAAGCGGCGATCTGCGATGCGGGAAGCGCCGCCATCGGCAAGATCTGGGATCTGCCCGAAGCCCGCGCCGCCCTGTCCGCGTGACGCCGATGCACCTGATCGGACACCAGACCGTTGCCGACCGCCTGCCCTGGCCCCGCCTGATCGAGGCGCTGCGCGAGGAATTCGCGGCCCCCCGGATCGACGCGCC encodes:
- a CDS encoding amidohydrolase family protein, whose translation is MPLPPVPPKAHGTTAIHGRHVLAMQDGGPTLLHDTWVVTEGDRIVEITPHRPTGVDTLHDRPHQFVLPGFMNLHNHCFSEAVARTQTEDGAGRKGGKSVIYTVLMPLTKIGTDVLTAEERMAVARMGILQLLKGGSTTVMEPFRAGLPEMFDAALEMGIRFYGAPYLFSTDMPVARADGSVDYGASDTDPLRDLKVWQGLHDRWQGVDEGRIGLAMSPHATDTCDPDLLRHIIGHARDLGVPSTIHAAQSLGEVETIAARYDGRTPIEYLDWLGVMDRGLSVAHCIQTTDADLRLMAARDTTILNCPRVFARGGTTGSYARFRRHGVRTVVATDGYNMDLLGEVHAAALISKITTGDATQATAPELMNAITLHPAEALRRDDLGRIAVGAKADLTVLDFSHSHLRPMQHPLRAAVWLANRANIGLVMVDGRVLIEGGTACGLDEAAICDAGSAAIGKIWDLPEARAALSA
- a CDS encoding LysR family transcriptional regulator, which encodes MNLKQIEVLRAVINCQTTVKAGRELGMSQPAVSNALKHLESQLGFPLFERVNNRLFTTAQARQLYAESEALFQNYKVFTERLEDLKAQNRETLRAYSSPPLGHSLIPMAMRRFFETHSNVHASYEIATFSEVAQSVETGLADLGFVIGDVDEDAFHVEPLFAEAMVCVMPQDSPLVDKATIRPADLVGHPLISLERTTGMGRILRRAFEREGVPMQAIAETRYCNTACILVQNRVGVAVVDALSAVSVMGPDIVVRPFEPREVLVASAIHSRKRMLSRTAQAFLREVRRSAQEITTRLAQIQPPLS